In Streptomyces erythrochromogenes, the DNA window CCCAGCTTGTAGCCGATCGCCTGCCCCGGCATGGACAGGTAGCGGGTCAGCTCGCTCTCCACGAACTCCGCCGGCCGGCCGCTGTGCAGGCCGAAGAACTCCTGCGCGAGGTCCACGGTCCACGTCTCGCCCGGGTGGAACGGCGAATCCGCCGGGATCTCCAGGCCCAGGTGCATGCCGATGTCGACGATGACCCGCGCCGCGCGCATCATCTGGCAGTCCAGGTAGCCCAGGCGCTGCTCGGCGTCCTTGAGGTAGCCCAGTTCGTCCATCAGCCGCTCCGCGTACAGCGCCCAGCCCTCGCAGTTGGCGCTGACCCAGCCGACGGTGGCCTGGTAGCGGGAGAGCTGGTCCGCCACGTGCGTCCACTGCGCGAGCTGCAGGTGGTGGCCCGGCACGCCCTCGTGGTACCAGGTGGACACCAGGTCGTAGACCGGGAAGCGGGTCTGCCCCATGGTGGGCAGCCAGGTGCGGCCGGGCCGGGAGAAGTCCTCCGACGGGGAGGTGTAGTACGGAGCCGCGGGGCCGCCCGGAGGGGCGATGCGGGACTCCACCTTGCGGACGCGCTCGGCCAGTTCGAAGTGGGTGCCGTCGAGGTTCTCGATGGCCTCGTCCATCAGGCCCTGCAGCCAGGCCTGGACCTCGTCCACCCCCTCGATGTGGGTGCCGTGCTCGTCCAGGTGCTTCAGCGCCTCCCAGGGGCCGGCGCCCGGGAGGATCTTGGCCGCCTCGGTCTTCATCTCGGCGAGCAGCCGGTGGTACTCCGACCAGCCGTAGGCGTACGCCTCGTCCAGGTCCAGGTCGGTGCCGTTGAAGTACCGGGACCAGCGGGCGTAGCGCTCGCGGCCCACCGTGTCGGGCCGGCCCTCGACGGCGGGGGCGTACACCGCGGCCATCCAGTCGCGCAGTTCGACGACGGCGGCGGTGGCGCCGGCGGCCGCCGTGTCCAGCTCGGCGCGCAGGGCCTGGGGGCCGCCGGAGGCGAAGTCCTCGAAGAAGGCCGCGGCGGAGCCGTCCTGGCCGGCCCAGGTGGTCAGCTGGCCGATCATGGTCTCGGTGGCGCGCGGGCCGCCGTACAGACCGCGGTCCAGGCCGAGCTGCAGGGTCTCGCGGTAGCCGGCGAAGGCGGTGGGGACGGCTCGCAGCCGCTCGGCGATGGCCGCCCAGTCCTCGTCGGTGTCGGCCGGGGTGAGGGAGAAGACCTCGCGGACCGAGTGCACGGGGCTGTGGATGTTGCTGACCGCGCGCAGGTCCTCGTCGGCCTCGTGCACCGCGAGCTCGGCCGTGAGGCGTTCGCGGAGCAGGCGGCCGCAGCGGCGCTCGGCATCGCTGTCGGCGCCGGGCAGCGCCTCGGCGGCGTCGAGGCGGGCGAGGGTCTCACGGGAGAGCTCGGCGACGGCGGCGCGGCCCGCCGGGGAGAAGTCGGGGAGCTTGGCGGAGCTCTCGGCTACACCCAGGTAGGTGCCGGTGATCGGGTCGAGGGCGATGAGGCCGTCGACGTAATCGTCGGCCACCTGGCGGGGCAGCCGGGGGGCGCTGCCGGTGTGGAGGGTCTCTGACATGCGGCCATCTTCGTATGTCATGCGTACTCCCGTCATCACCGATTGTCGTCAGCCTCCTGACACGGGCTGGAGCACGGCTGTCGGAAGCGGCGCGAAGTGATCAACCGGCCCTGCGCACAAGCGACTTCAGGGGATCCGGGGGACGCGGCCGGTGACGGCGAGGTCCGGAGTTTGGCCGGATCTGAACGGAGGCGCCCGCTCCGGCCGGAGCGGGCGCCCGGGGGTTCCGCGGTCGGCCGGGGCTCAGTGCGGGCGGCGCGGAGCCTGGTGCTCGTGCGGCAGCCCGAGGGGGAGTTCGTACGGGAGCCGCGAGCCGACGGGCTTCGCGTCCAGCCGGGCCGTGATCACCAGCGTGCCCTCCTCGATCTGGTAGTCGAGGGGGAGGCCGAGGCCGCGCATGGCGGCGACCATGCCGGTGTTGGCGGCCTGGGTGACGGCGTACACGCTGTCGCACCCGGCCTCGACGGCCATGGCGACGAGCCGGCGCAGCAGCTCGGAGCCGATGCCGCGGCGCTGCCAGTCGTCCTCGATGAGCAGGGCGATCTCGGTCTCGTCGCCGTCCCACAGCAGGTGGCCGAGGGCGACGAGCTTGCCGGAGGCGGTGGTGGCGGCGAGGGTGCGGCCGAAGCGGGGGCTGAGCAGGTGGCCGAGGTAGCGGTCGGCGTCGGCGACGGGGCCGTGGTAGCGCAGCCCGAGGGTCCGCTCGGAGCAGCGGTCGTGCATCGCGCGGGCCGCGGGCAGGTCGGAGGCGTCGGCACGGCGCACGGTGATCTCGTTGCCCTCGGGGAGGGTCAGTACGTCCTGGCTGCGCGGGACGCGCGGGCCGAGCCGGGCGTCGAGCTCGACGAGGGCGCGGGCCCGGGCGAACTCGGTCGGCGTGAAGGGCAGGTAGGGCCGCTCCACGGTGATCGCACCGCCCGAGGGGTCACGCAGCCGCATGACCGTCGCCTCCAGCACGCCCTCGACGGGGGCGTCCGCGCCGGCGTTCGGGCGTCCGGAGAGGGTGGTCGCCGGGATCGAGTGGATCGTGCACCGGCCGAGCAGCTGGCGCAGGGCGAGGGGGAGCTCGGCGGCGTCCAGCGCGGTGCGGGTGGCCAGGCCCAGCAACCGGGTCGGGGTGTCGACGAGGTCGTGGGCGTCGGCGCGCTCGATCCAGGTGCTGTGGCCTCCGGCCCGGGAGACGGCGCGGGTGAGGTCGCCGGAGGGGAGCTGCTGCGGGGCGCGCAGCAGGAACTCGTCCACGGTGCCGCCCTCGGGCAGCGGGTGCGTCTGGAGGGTCAGGATGTCCACGCCGTTGCGGGCGAGGGCGGTGCACAGGACGGCCAGGGAGCCGGGCTGGTCGCGTACGGTCGTGCGCATCCGCCACAGGGCGGTGGCCCCGGCGGACCCGGGGG includes these proteins:
- a CDS encoding GNAT family N-acetyltransferase, translated to MTDRTHASAQRPHRHHWRRDVVELAALFCAVAVADAIANLVVHGPRGPILLVASAIALLVTAAFHTWWARRHSHAPPPSTPPPGDPAPSAAAAPGSAGATALWRMRTTVRDQPGSLAVLCTALARNGVDILTLQTHPLPEGGTVDEFLLRAPQQLPSGDLTRAVSRAGGHSTWIERADAHDLVDTPTRLLGLATRTALDAAELPLALRQLLGRCTIHSIPATTLSGRPNAGADAPVEGVLEATVMRLRDPSGGAITVERPYLPFTPTEFARARALVELDARLGPRVPRSQDVLTLPEGNEITVRRADASDLPAARAMHDRCSERTLGLRYHGPVADADRYLGHLLSPRFGRTLAATTASGKLVALGHLLWDGDETEIALLIEDDWQRRGIGSELLRRLVAMAVEAGCDSVYAVTQAANTGMVAAMRGLGLPLDYQIEEGTLVITARLDAKPVGSRLPYELPLGLPHEHQAPRRPH
- a CDS encoding DUF885 domain-containing protein; protein product: MSETLHTGSAPRLPRQVADDYVDGLIALDPITGTYLGVAESSAKLPDFSPAGRAAVAELSRETLARLDAAEALPGADSDAERRCGRLLRERLTAELAVHEADEDLRAVSNIHSPVHSVREVFSLTPADTDEDWAAIAERLRAVPTAFAGYRETLQLGLDRGLYGGPRATETMIGQLTTWAGQDGSAAAFFEDFASGGPQALRAELDTAAAGATAAVVELRDWMAAVYAPAVEGRPDTVGRERYARWSRYFNGTDLDLDEAYAYGWSEYHRLLAEMKTEAAKILPGAGPWEALKHLDEHGTHIEGVDEVQAWLQGLMDEAIENLDGTHFELAERVRKVESRIAPPGGPAAPYYTSPSEDFSRPGRTWLPTMGQTRFPVYDLVSTWYHEGVPGHHLQLAQWTHVADQLSRYQATVGWVSANCEGWALYAERLMDELGYLKDAEQRLGYLDCQMMRAARVIVDIGMHLGLEIPADSPFHPGETWTVDLAQEFFGLHSGRPAEFVESELTRYLSMPGQAIGYKLGERTWLLGRDNARAAHGDSFDLKAWHMAALSQGSLGLDDLLDELSKL